The stretch of DNA GCAGGACTTCGATATCCAGGTCGAGCTCCTTTTCGATCAGGATGCGGATGACGCCCAGCGCGGCGCGGCGCAGCGCGTAAGGGTCGCGGTCGCCGCTGGGGACCAGGCCGATGCTGAAGATGCCGGCCAGGGTGTCGATCTTTTCCGCCAACGCCAGGATCTCGCCGGTGCGCGAGGCGGGCAGCGGGCCCCCGGACACTTTGGGCAGGTACTGTTCCTCGATGGCCTGGGCGACTTCCTCGGGCTCGCCTTCGGCCAGCGCGTAATAGCGCCCCATGGTGCCTTGCAGCTCGGTGAATTCTCCGACCATGTGGGTCAGGAGGTCGGCCTTCGCCAGCAGGGCGGCGCGTTCGGCGAAGCTCGGGTCCACGTTCAAGGATTCGGCGACGAAAGCGGCCATGTGCTGCACCCGCCGGGTCTTGTCGAGCATGGAGCCGAGCTTGTTTTGGAAGGTGACCTGGCCCAGTTCCTCCACCCGGTCTTCCAGGGTGCGTTTGCGGTCCTGGTTCCAGAAGAATTCGGCATCCGCCAGCCGCGGCCGGACCACGCGCTCGTTGCCTTGGCGGACGAACTCGGGCCGGCGGCTGTCGATGTTGCTGAAGGTGATGAAATGGGGCAGCAGCTTGCGGTCCGCGTCGACCACCGGGAAGTACTTCTGGTTGTCCTGCATGGTCGTGATCAAGACTTCCGGCGGCAGGCTCAGATAGCGCGCCTCGAAGCCGCCCAGCACCGGCACCGGCCACTCGACCAGGGCGGTGATTTCGTCCAACAGATCGGGGTCGATCAGCGGCTTGCCATTCACCGTCGCGGCAGTTTCCACGGCATGCCGTTCGATCCGGCTGCGGCGTTCGGCGAAGTCCGGCAGGACGTGGCCCTGGGTCGTCAGCAGGCGGGCGTATTCGGCGGGACACGTGATCTCGATCGGAGCCGGCGCATGACAGCGGTGGCCGCGGGTGGTCCGGCCGGCGGCGACGCCGAGGATTTCGCATTCGATCACGCCATCGCCGTAAATCAAGACCACCCACTGCACCGGCCGGACGAATTCGGCCAGTCCCGCGCCCCAGCGCATGCGCTTGGCGATCGGCAGCGCGGCCAGGCTTTGGCGGATGATGTCGGGGATCAGGGTTTCGGTGGGTTTGCCGCGAACCTCCTGTATCAGGCCCACCCATTCGCCCTTGTCGGTCTTCAGCGTGATGAGCTGGTCGACCGTGACGCCGCAGCTTTTGGCGAAGCCCTCGGTGGCCTTGGTGGGTGCGCCGGTGGCGTCGTAGGCGGCGTTCAGCGCCGGCCCGCGCCGCTCGACGGTCTGGTCCGGCTGGGCGGTGGCCAGTTCCCGGATCAGCAACGCGAGCCGGCGCGGCGTGGCGTAGGCTTCGATGGCGGCATACGACAGGCCGGCTTTTTCCAGTCCGGCAGCCATGTTGTCCTTGAGCGCTCCGCTCAGCTTGAGCAGGGATTTCGGCGGCAGCTCCTCGGTGCCCAGCTCGAACAGCAGGTCGCGGGTCTCAGCCATGAGCGTGCTCCTCCCGGGCGTTGAGCATCGGGAACCCCAAGGCTTCCCGGCGCTGGTAATAGGCTTCGGCCACGGCCTTGGCGAGTTCGCGCACCCGCAGGATGAAGCGCTGGCGCTCGGTGACCGAGATCGCCCGGCGAGCATCGAGCAGGTTGAAGGCATGCGAGGCCTTCAGCACCATCTCATAGGCGGGCAGGGGCAGCCCCAGCGCGATGAGCTGGCGGCATTCGCGCTCGTAGGTGTCGAAGGCGCCGAACAGGAATTCGGTGTTGGCGTGCTCGAAGTTGAAGGCGGACATCTCGACTTCGTTCTGATGGAACACGTCGCCGTAACGGACGATACCCTGCGGCCCCCGGGTCCAGACCAGGTCGTAGACGTTCTCCACGCCCTGCACGTACATGGCGATGCGCTCCAGGCCGTAGGTGATTTCGCCGCTCACCGGCCGGCAGTCGAGGCCGCCGACCTGCTGAAAATAGGTGAACTGGGTCACTTCCATGCCATTCAGCCAGACTTCCCAGCCCAGGCCCCAGGCGCCGAGCGTGGGCGATTCCCAGTTGTCCTCGACGAAGCGGACGTCGTGTTCGAGGAGGTCGAAGCCGAGCAGGCGCAGCGAGCCGAGGTAGAGCTCCTGGATGTCGGGCGGCGAGGGTTTCAGCACCACCTGGAACTGGTAGTAATGCTGCAGCCGGTTGGGGTTGTCGCCATAGCGGCCGTCGGTGGGGCGGCGCGAGGGCTGAACGTAGGCGGTGTTCCACGGTTCCGGGCCGATGGCGCGGAGGAAGGTCGCCGGGTGAAAGGTTCCGGCGCCGACCTCCAGATCCAGCGGCTGGAGGATCACGCAGCCTTGCTCGGCCCAATAGCGTTGAAGGGCCAGGATCAAATCCTGGAAGCTCAAGGTTTCGGCGGCGGGGGAGTTCGATGTAGGCACAAGCGATCCGGCAGGTTTTCGTGCGGGCGGGAATTATAGCTGAAAGTATAGGGTCAGCCCTTGGGGCGCGCGGCCGATTTCAGCCGAAACAGGCCGGAGATGTCGTCCTCGCCGTGGCCCCGGGCCA from Methylococcus geothermalis encodes:
- the glyQ gene encoding glycine--tRNA ligase subunit alpha, with amino-acid sequence MPTSNSPAAETLSFQDLILALQRYWAEQGCVILQPLDLEVGAGTFHPATFLRAIGPEPWNTAYVQPSRRPTDGRYGDNPNRLQHYYQFQVVLKPSPPDIQELYLGSLRLLGFDLLEHDVRFVEDNWESPTLGAWGLGWEVWLNGMEVTQFTYFQQVGGLDCRPVSGEITYGLERIAMYVQGVENVYDLVWTRGPQGIVRYGDVFHQNEVEMSAFNFEHANTEFLFGAFDTYERECRQLIALGLPLPAYEMVLKASHAFNLLDARRAISVTERQRFILRVRELAKAVAEAYYQRREALGFPMLNAREEHAHG
- the glyS gene encoding glycine--tRNA ligase subunit beta gives rise to the protein MAETRDLLFELGTEELPPKSLLKLSGALKDNMAAGLEKAGLSYAAIEAYATPRRLALLIRELATAQPDQTVERRGPALNAAYDATGAPTKATEGFAKSCGVTVDQLITLKTDKGEWVGLIQEVRGKPTETLIPDIIRQSLAALPIAKRMRWGAGLAEFVRPVQWVVLIYGDGVIECEILGVAAGRTTRGHRCHAPAPIEITCPAEYARLLTTQGHVLPDFAERRSRIERHAVETAATVNGKPLIDPDLLDEITALVEWPVPVLGGFEARYLSLPPEVLITTMQDNQKYFPVVDADRKLLPHFITFSNIDSRRPEFVRQGNERVVRPRLADAEFFWNQDRKRTLEDRVEELGQVTFQNKLGSMLDKTRRVQHMAAFVAESLNVDPSFAERAALLAKADLLTHMVGEFTELQGTMGRYYALAEGEPEEVAQAIEEQYLPKVSGGPLPASRTGEILALAEKIDTLAGIFSIGLVPSGDRDPYALRRAALGVIRILIEKELDLDIEVLLEKALGRLPHGFDPDATRSALLDFLYERLRGYCLDQGYRHDEFEAVLAIRPTNLVDFVYRLLAVREFRALTAAESLAGANKRIRNILRKSGETVVANADEQILAEPSEKALLAAARQAHADILPLLHARDYTTALCRLAQLRDSVDTFFDEVMVMTEDESLRLNRLGLLALVEGLFLNIADISALQPAQ